The sequence CATCAACCCAAAACTTCAAACCGCCAGTGAGACTCATCAAAGCACCAGTACAGGCTCTTATGGCGTTAACAATATCATTCCAGAATGGTCCCCAGATCTGCGTGAAGAAGACACAAGGTTGAAGGCCCATAAAGGCGATTTCGTCGCCGTTCCTATTCCCATCGCCGATCCAACTATTGGTACCGGGCTCGTCATCGCTGGCGCCTATTATTATAGCCAGACGGCAGCAGAAAGAGCCGTTCAACCCGCATCGACCACACAAGCGGTAGCGGCTTACACTGATAATGACAGTTATGCCTATGGGCTAATGCAGCAAAACTACTGGGATGAAGATAACTGGCGGTTTACCGGGACTGCCGCCTATGTCGCACTAAAACTGACTCTATTAGACAGTAAATACACTCAAAGTGGCAAAGGCTTGGACTGGAATATTAAGGGCAACCTGCTTAAAGGACAGTTACTTCGCAGCGTCGGCGATAATTGGTTTGTCGGCGGACAAGTACGACTGATTGATAACGAACAAACATTTTCTAGCAGCGGTGAAGGCCAAAATATCGAAGGCAATACTGAAGATGAATTAGGTAAGGCGAAAGCCAACGGCGCCGGCGTATTAGTACAGTTCGACAGCAGAGATAATCAAACCAATGCTTATTCTGGACAGCGTTTCGAGTTCGATGCCATGTTTAACGATGAGTTTTTTGGCAGCAGTAATACCTACCAATCCTATCAGGCTCGATATCGCTACTATTACCACTTACTCGACCCCCTAGTGTTGGCATTTGAAGCCAGAGGGTGTGCAAAATACGGCAATGCCCCACTTTGGGATTATTGTACAGTAGGACTGCGCGGTTTCTCGGCTACCAAATACCTTAATAAAGCCTCCTCATCAGGGCAAATAGAAGCACGTTGGAAGGTCTATGGTGACTTCGGCGTCGTTGGATTTGTCGGTGGGGGTTATGATTCTAACGTACTGTCTAAGCTATGGGATGATGATATGATCCGCAGCTACGGGGCCGGCATTCGTTATATGGTGCTCGACTCTCAGCGGATCAATTTACGACTCGACTACGCCCGTTCAGGGGATAATGATGCCATATACGTATCCGTAGCAGAATCTTTTTAGGCCAAAAAAGATCCTAAGGACGAGTGTCTAGATGCTAGTAAGGAGTCTTGTCTATATCCGAATTTTTACCCCATCAGATTTACCGTTTGTTTACACAATTGCTTGAGCTTTCCCCATAGGCTTAGCCTTGCTACAGGCTTTTGGTTAGAGGATAAACGTTGCCGATACAGCTCTCGACTATCACGGTTCTCCTGAGCGCGATTAGCCACTTGTGCGAAATGTTTACGTTGCGCCAGTGTCATGCTGGCCATAAAGCTTCTAAAAGGGGTTTTAGGTATTTGAGCACTAAGATTTGTCTTGGGTGTGCCGCACATAATCCCTCCAATATACAAGGAGCCTTCGCTTAATCAATGGTAATAAGCCGCTTAGTTAAATAGACGAGAAAAAACGTTAGTATATTTCCTGACCAACTGGATTTTCTCGATTCCTCAGATGTTTCCTAAGAGATCCACCATCATTATTTTGCCATTTTTCGCCCTATTACTGACAGATTGAAAGCAAAGTACTCACTATTTTATTCCATTAAAGATAAATCATAATAAAGTTTATTTATCATAAATTTCAATAAATTATCATTAACTAGGTTCCTAGCCAATTAAGCCTTAATTCGATTGAAATAGAAAGGAGATTTCAATAACCTTTCCCCATCGATGGCGACTGTACCTATAGGTACATGCCCATTCAATTTAAAGGTGAAACATGAAATCAGTTATATCTATTATCGGCCTGTTAGCATTAGTGACAATAACCAGCTCAACGGCAATTGCTGCACCTCAAGTCGGCGTCATGATTGGTAGTGACTCTGGAATCAATGCTAAATTTGGTGATATTAAGCTAGGAGTGGCGTTAGATAATTTTTCAATCACAGCAGACAAGATGATCAACTTTAACAATCCCCACTTCTATTATGGTTTTGGCGGTAAAATTGCCGAGATAAACTCAAGTAAACACGATCTAAAGTTAGGTGCAAGAGCCATATTCGGCGCGCAAACCTCAGTAGAAAAATTCACCTTCTTCCTTGAGGCTCAGCCTATTCTTTACATTATCGATGATGTCAAAGTCGAGTTAGAAGCCATCGCGGGAGTTCGCTATCAGTTCTAGGGTCACTCAACTTTGTCTAATTTAGACATAAGATCGGCTTTAACTATTTCAATAGCCGATAACGCGACTTGCGCGTCAATTTTGTTACTTTCGAAGAGGTAGATAAGATCCACAGCCAGTTTAATGTCGTCCGCGGCAGTATCCAGAGAAGAGGTTCCTTCTTGTTCTACTGTATTTGGGGGTACTTTGTCTGATTCGGTTTTGTTTAGCTTGGACATCTTGTCATCTGAAGTTTATCGAATACTAGTTAACTGCTATTGTAGATATTTCTTATCTTAGTCACAAGCTTGCAAGTAGTGGCTCCTGACCGTTTATGGTCAGAATAAATATCAAGATTAGTCTGCGAGTCCAAAGAATTGACTTTACCCACTCATTGCTCAACTTGAGAAGCATGAAATGTACCGACTGAACTCACGTTTACTTTACTTCATAGCTTAATAACGGAAGAGAAGCACTTATCCATGAGATTAAGTCTTTAGTGTTGGCTCCAGCAAAGATATACTCGACAATAGATAACAAAGATAACCAACCTATTAGTAGATGGCGGATAATGAGCGAAACTAGCCCAGGAAAGACACAGAAACTCGATTTTTCAGCAATTAACAAGACCACAACCAAATCGTTTAACGCACAGAAGAACTTGATTAAACGTCTCTTCAAAGGCAACACTGTCTTGTGTGAAACCTGTAAGCAGCCTCTCAACCTCATAGTGCCGACTGAAAAGCAACAGACGGGAAAATATGGGGTCTTCTGTAAGAAAGGTTGCACCGATATTGAGTTAGAGCTAGAGATGGTACTCTAAAGAGCCACCAAGACTTTCCCTTCTTTGCTATAAGTGGGCTTAATACGCTAGTATCGAGCCCAAATCGACTGTCGGCACCACCAACGACTCATTTACTGCCTTTTCTAACTATCACTCCCCCCTATAAAATCGACTAGAAATCAAGCCCTAGAGACAATACTCCGACCTAAAATAAATATGAGTATAGTCATGAGGTTCACGCTCTTTTTGATCTTCGTTCTGGCGTCGATTATCGGGTTCTCTGAGACCCAGTCCAGCTCTATTCAGTCTAAAGTAACCCAAGGGAATGCAGCTCAAGCTTCTTTAATCAAAAATAGGAGCATCGACAATATTCAAGAGCCAAATCATATGACATCCCCTCATATCGAGGGCTTACCCGATGAAGTTTTAGAGGCCTATCTTCAAGCGAACAAAATGTCTGATGACATCAAAGAGCATGCTCATCCCAAAGAGGCCTCTATCAATCGTGTACTAAACCTTCTCGATATCATCAGATTAATGTAAATAGGCCTCGAAACTTTTTTAATAACCAGTTTAATAACAGGTTTAATACTTAGTTCATCAAATGGTTACCACAGCCATAGTGCTCCTAAGTTTAATGGTTTTCACATTAGCTTATAAAAACCATAGATTTCACGGTAGAATGCGCGATTAATTCCGAACCTGAGTATTCAGTGAAGTTAAGCCAACGCTTAAACCAGATAGATAAGATGATAGACAGGGAATACGACCACATTTGGGATTGCTGTTGCGATCATGGTTTTTTAGGCGCACAACTCCTAAAACGCAATGCCGCCAAGACCATCCACTTTGTCGATGTGGTTGCCGACTTAATGCTAGTGCTTGAGTCTAAGTTACAGCGATTTCTGCCCGACAATATGCAATCTGACCAACAAACGATGCCCAAATGGAAGGTTCACTGTATCGATGTCGCCATGCTCCCTCTGACGCAATACAAGAATAACGACACTCATCTGATCATCATTGCCGGTATCGGCGGCGATTTGCTTATCGAGCTAGTCAGCCAAATCTTGGCGAACCACCCAGACAAACACCTGGAATTTATCCTCTGCCCGGTACATCACAACTACAAGGTGAGAAGTCAAGTCTCTAAACACAAACTTGGGTTACTTCATGAGTGTTTAATCAAAGAGAACAAGCGTTTCTACGAAATCATGCATCTATCAACCCAAAGCTCCACACCTGTTTCCCATGTTGGGTCACAAATGTGGGATCTTGCCAGAGACGATGATAGAGACTACCTGACTAAGACATTAGAACACTATCGACGCATGCAGCAATACTCACCAGCAAACCATGTCGACATTGAGCAGATTATTTCACAATATCAAGCTGTAAATAAATTAAACAGAGAAGATTTATGCGCCATTTAAGAACCACAACTCACCCTGAACTGAGTTCACTAGAAGGGAACATTTTCCATCGAAAAGCTGCCCGCGGCATTATTTTAGACGGTGAGAACATACTCATGCTCTATACGGAGCGATATCATGATTACAGTATTCCCGGTGGAGGGATAGATACAGGTGAAGCCATCGAAACAGGGCTTCTTCGAGAGCTTGAGGAAGAAACCGGCGCTCAGCATATCGAAGTGATGAGCGAATTTGGCTTATACGAAGAGTTCAGACCTTGGTACAAGGAGGATTTCGACATAATGCATATGGAGTCATACTGCTACCTATGTAATATTCACCCAGAGCTAGGTGAAACGAAACTTGAAGCCCATGAGATCCAAAATGGCATGACCCCTGTTTGGATCAATATTCATGAAGCAATAAGACACAACGAGCACACCATAGCCAGCAGCCCCAAAAAAGGCATGTCTATCGAACGAGAGACTTACCTGCTTAAGCTTATCGTCGAAGAGCTGTTATAAGCACTTTTAGATACCCCCAGACAGTAAGATTTATTTATCCTATGCCTCAGTAATCCTCAATATTATTAATTCAACAGAGGTTTATGATTGCTTCATCAGGCTTAACAGAAGTTAAGCGCTAGTAAATAAAATAGGCAGGTTGGGATGAATTATAAACATATACTGTTGTGTGTAGCATTGAATAAAGACAGCGGAGAAATCTTAGCAAAAGCGGCTAATATTGCCAGACAGAATCAGGCGTTACTGAGTCTACTGCATATCGACCTGGACATTCCCCACAGCTATGAGGGGATGCTAGGCAGCGATTATAAAGAGCAGGAGAGTATCGTCAGAGAAGAATCTCTTACTTCGATGGCTAAGCTTATCGACTCCCTCAATATTGACGTAAGACATCACTATCCCATCCACCAGCACATCATAAATTCAGGCGATCTCGACTTTGAGATCCTCGACAATATCGACAAGCATGACATAGACCTACTGATCATGGGTCACCATAAAGTGAACTTTCTCACTCAATTTTTGCTTTCACCCACTGAACCCCTTATGCGCAACATGCCCTGCGACTTGATGTTCTTAAAACTGGACAGTTAAACTCACAGCTTTCTTCCCGGCTCGTTAAATAGAGAAGTCAGAAATTAAAAAAGGAGCCAGAGCTCCTTTTTATTATCAATGAACTGTCCCGTTCTAGAAGTTCACAAACAGATTGATGATCATCGCATTGACGATATCGATAAAGAAACCACATACCAAAGGCACAATAATGAAGGCTCTATGAGCCGCACCATATTGCTGAGATACCGCCGTCATATTCACAATTGCCGTGGCCGTCGAACCTAAGGTTACCCCACCAAAACCGGAACAGATAACAGCCGCCTCATAATCCTTGCCCATCAGTCTAAACACAATAAATACAGTGAATAGAATCGACAGCAATACCTGCAATGTCATCACCACCGAGATATAAGCCAGACTGCCTTCGAGCTCCCAAATTTTCAGGCTCATCAAGGCCATGGTTAAGAACATACCCAAACAGATATCTTGAATAAGTGATAAGCCCCTAGAAGCATCCTCTACATAACTTCTGTCTTTCCCTTTGTCACGATTGAGATAAGCTCTACCTATATTGCCGATAATAATACCCGCTAACAGACAGGCAACAAACATAGGCAGCTTAAGCCCAGCTTCTTGTAATCCCAGGTCAATAAAGTAACCAATAATGAGTGTCACGTTTAACCATAACCAGGCGCGTAATACCCCAAAATAATCGACTTGAATATGCTTACTATTATTTTTATGGCTAGCGCCAATATCTAAATTTGTATCCAGATTAGGCTTCACATTATGGCGTTTCATCAAATAGGCGGCAATTGGACCACCAATCACACAAGCAGCAATAAGGCCTAATGTATTTGATGCTATGCCTAGTTCACTGGCATTGGCTATGCCTAACTCCTCGACAAAGGTGGGTGTCCAGGCCATGGCCGTACCCACACCACCAATAAGGGAGATAGAACCCGACATCAACCCCGCTTTAGGATCTAATCCAAACAGCGTCGCGACACTGACCCCCATAAAGTTTTGCAAGAAGATAAATACGCTGGAAAGGACTAACAATATCAGCAGCGGCTTGCCGCCTTTCAGCAAGGTAACAATATCGGCCTTAAGCCCTATACCGGCAAAGAAATAGAGCAGTAGAATATCCCGGACATCCAGATTAAATTCAATCTGGATGTCAAAAGCATAATAGAGTACCCCGACAATAGTCGCACAAGCAAAACCTCCGACAACGGGCTCTGGAATACTGTACTTTCGCAACAACTCATAGCGAGAGATGATCGTTTTACCAATAAATAGCGCAATAATGGCTAGAGTAAACGACACAAAATCTTTAATTTCAACGATCTGGGGTTCCATCTATTTCTCTTCCTCCAAAAAACTCTTCGGCATTTTACATTAAATTAACACTCAATAAAAAGAGCATCCTGAGTAAGGGCATAAATATAGAGAAAGAAGACTGAATTAGAGTTGAATCAAAAGATAAAAAGCTGATTTCTCAGCTTTCTAAGCCTTTAAATACTGTCATAGACATGAAAAATCAGCATAAGCGTTATTGACGCGTATAGATCTGTAAGATGGGGGTTTTATGATTGCCAAATGAGAGTGTCATTGAGATGCTTTCTCCTCGTTTAAACTTCTGCTTATAACCATGGGGAGAAATACGCCTGCCATCCCCCATAAGCGCCATAATCTGTTCACTTTTAAAGATTCGGCTACCCGATGATTGATTCTCTAGGGTCACCACGGCGCGGCGGTCGCCTTTTTCATTACTCATCAACACGTAATTGACCACAATAAAGTCGCTAATTTTGGGCTCAACATCACCATCATTGGTGAAGTTAAGCTCAACATTCTCAGACACTATACGGTCGACATTAAAAACATCACTCAGGTTGTCGTCAGGGTTGTTAGCGGAAAAACTACTAAAACTGATCAAGGAGGTGATCAGTAAAAGGCTTGTTGTTAATTTACGGCTCAAAAGAACCTCCTGTTTATGATGAAATAGCAAAATTTATTATACATTTTCCTCTAAAGCTTTATCGCCTTTATGCTTAAAGCTAAAGGCATAAGCTGACTCACCATGTTCTCTTAGATGCATGAGTCGCTGCTTCCCCTCTTCAATATCAGGTCGATAACCTTCAGGCACCCACCAGAGCACGTAATTAGCTTGCTCTAGCCTATCGAACCATTCACTTTTCCGTTTTAAAAACCGAATATGATGCGTCTTAAAGATAAAGCCTTTGAGTGCTTCAACGGACTCCCACACCGACATGTTCACGATAATCGAAGGATCATCGAAAGCTTGAATACTGGTTGCATCGCCACTTTCATCTTGCAATCGCCACACAAACCCTTGGCTTGATTCGGCAATGGCATTAATGGGGTCTAAGTTATCGACAAACTCTTTCATTAAAGGTTCATCCATTGCCGCTTTGGTACGGGCAATATTTAATTGGGCTAACTGCATTTTCTCTGACATTAAACTTCCCTTTTAAAGCAAAATTTGTGATAGACCAATCACAGGTAATAAACCTAAATTGAGGTTATCTGACTCTACCTTAATTTTCCTTATGCTTAAACAAACCAAACTGTGCGCTAGCACAAAGACAAGCCCGTCTCTGTTCCCTACAATCTTCCGCGGATAATAATTTATAGATTTGGTTAGAAATATGGGTTCTTTTCAGTGGGATAGCCACTACATTACCGGATTAAGTGATGTCGATGAACAACATCATAAACTCGTGAGTTTAATTAACCGCTTCGGTCGCCAGATAGTCAGAGATGAACTCGTACTACAAGATATCCAGGCTGTGCTCGGTGAGTTATGGGACTACACTCAGCACCACTTTTCAGATGAAGAAGTGTTGATGAAGCAAAAAGGTGTCGATCCACGCCATATCAAAGAACAAGTCAAAGACCATCAATACTTCCTCAATGAGATCCTGACAAACCAATCAAGAATATCAGCTCAAGATAAACAATCACTAAAAGCTTTACTAAAGTTTCTCACCCACTGGCTTGCCTTCCACATTCTAGGGGCAGATCAAAATATGGCTAAGCAGATTGCGGCGATAGATTCAGGAGTGTCACCAGCACTCGCCTATGAGAAGGCTGAAATACAAGCTGGTAATGCAACCAGTCCCTTACTTACAGCCTTACATGGTTTATTTGAACAGGTATGTGAGCAAAATCAGCAATTAAAACGTGTTAATCAATCTTTGGATCAAAAGGTAATAGCGCGAACTCAAGCGCTTATAGATGCTAATAACCATTTAGAAAAACTCTCAAACACAGACTCTTTAACTGGAATTTTTAATCGCCGTTACGCCATGGAAAAACTCGACCTGCTTTGGTTTAAGTCACGCAGCGAACAGCAATCCTTAGCGTGTATTCTAATTGACATCGACGACTTTAAATCTGTGAACGATACTTACGGCCATGATGCGGGAGATAAAGTGCTATGCGAATTAGCTCGGAAAATAACCCATAGTCTGAGAACCGATGACCTATGCTGTCGTCTTGGTGGAGATGAATTTATTGTTATCAGCCCAGGTACCGACATCTCCGGTATCAAACACTTAGCCAAGCAGATCCAAAACAAGGTCGCTGATATGAAAGTCCCGCTGGGCGCGCATCATTGGTTAGCCAGTATCAGTGTGGGGATAGCTGTTCAATCTGAATCTATGTATCACTATCATGAATTAATAAAGCAAGCCGATAATGCGCTATATCAATCCAAAGCAACAAACTCAGGCATTTTCACAAAGTAAGTTAATCATTGCCAGGTTCAGTGATCTCGTGCTCTTGCTCAGGAGCTAGGTAATCACCAAGTATCTCTTTATGTGCACTGGAGCTTAAAGTGGATCTAATCATTGTCAGGTTCAGTGACCTCGTGCTCTTGCTCAGGAGCTAGGTAATCACCAAGCATCTCTTTATGTGCACTGGAGCTAAAGTGGATCTAATCATTGTCAGGTTCAGTGACCTCGTGCTCTTGCTCATGAGCTAGGTAATCACCAAGTATCTCTTTATGATGCATTGGAGCTAAAGTGGATCTAATCATTGTCAGGTTCAGTGATCTCGTGCTCTTGCTCAGGAGCTAGGTAATCACCAAGTATCTCTTTATGTGCACTGGAGCTTAAAGTGGATCTAATCATTGTCAGGTTCAGTGATCTCGTGCTCTTGCTCTTGCTCAGGAGCTAGGTAATCACCAAGTATCTCTTTATGTGCACTGGAGCTTAAAGTGGATCTAATCATTGTCAGGTTCAGTGACTTCGTGCTCTTGCTCAGGAGAGAGCACCCAAGACTCTCCCTCGGTTCGCGCGATAATCACAGTGCCGCACGCGTCGCTATAGACATTGACTGCGGTTCGCAGCATATCCAAGATCCTGTCTGTAACCAAGAGTAGACCTATCGCCTCGAGGGGGAGGCCTATAGCGGCTAAAATCACAGTAATAGCGACTAAGCTTGCCGCCGGGATCCCTGCGACTCCGATAGAGGTTAATAGCGCCACCAGCACTATGGTGAACTGAGTCACGATTCCGAGTTCTAGCCCGTAAGCCTGAGCAATAAACATGGCCGCGACACACTCATACAAGGCTGTGCCGTCCATGTTCACCGTTGCGCCTAAGGGCAAGACAAAACTGGCAGTCTTATGTGAAACTCCGGCGCGCTTTTTTACACACTCCATAGTCAAAGGCAAGGTCGCAGATGATGAAGCGGTAGAGAATGCCATCAACATGGCTGGCGACATCACAGATAACTGCTTTAGCGGGCTCACTCCCCCTACAAATTTAAGCAAGAGAGGTAAAGCCACAAAGGCGTGCAGTGCTAATGCCGTTATCACAGTCAACAAAAAAACCAGCATGGGAGCGAAGGCATCGAAGCCTGTGGCACTCACTGTTTTAGCGATTAATGCAAAGATACCGATAGGGGCAAACTTAAGAACAAATTGAGTAATTAGCACCATAGTCTTTGACACGCCCTTCCAAAAGTCTCGTAGCACCTCTCCCCTGCGCCCCTCTACTCGCCCCATAAAGAAGCCAAACAGCAAACTAAAGAATATTAACCCTAACATCTGCCCCTCTGCTGCCGCAGAGACTATGTTGGTCGGGATCATGCGGATAAAAATTTCAATCAAATCTTTACTACCACGACCTTCGACTTGCATCAGGGTCGACTCGAGCTCGGCGCTATCGGCGTGAAGGTTTAATATCTCACCCGCAGGCGCACCATCAATAATGCCTGGAGTTGTGATATTAACAACTGTGAGTCCAATCAAGATGGCGATAAGGCTCGTCGTGGCGTAATAACCAAGTGTTTTAAGCCCCAAACGACCCAGGTTATCTCCCTGATTTAGGCTAGCCATACTGGAAATGATCGATGCCATAATGAGTGGGACAATCACCATCTTTAACCCATTGAGAAACAGGGTACCGAAGAAGCCATAGACTTGGTAAATTTGACTATTAGCAGGCGTAATTAAGCCAACAAAGATGGCTATAACAATCGCTATCATTATCTGCCAATGAAGTTTCATCAATTACACCTCAACGAATAAACATGGTAACTCCACTACAAATACTAGTAAAACACAGAAGAATTATCTAAATAAGGCTATAAATCTGCATCCTGAACTGACAATTATCAATTTTGTTTCTGAAAAGTTAATTAACTCCACACCCTGTACACTTCACGTACACCAGACGTTAGGGCCAGTAGAACACGGCGTTATCGCCTTAAGTGAAACAGGTTAAAATCAACTCTAATTACCCTGGTAGGGCTTGTTAGCACCTTGTATATAACCGAGTATTTTTAGTACAAATACCAATCGGTATAAAGGTATGGTCACTCAGCGAGAATTTACCGCTTCTGAGACAAGGCAACGGGTGAGGAACATAGTTATTCTACGTTTAAGCCCGTTAACGCCGTATCAGAAGTGATAAAACTCGCCTTTCAGGAGTGTTTTTGGCGGCCTACTTCTGTGTTGAATGAGTTCAAAAGGGATCACCATTCCCTCACTCATTCGCCTTGAATTATGCAGCCAAAAATAACTCTGAACTGACCACTTTCTTATATCGATTGGTATAAGAACGGAAGTAATCCTCTATGGAAGGAGTAATCATAATTAAAATTGAAGGTGCAGACTTATGTTCAAATCTCTATCATCCCGTATCTTTGTCGGCTTATTTGCCGGCCTGATATTAGGTACAATCATTCAGTATGGTTTTGCTGGCAATAGCTTTGCCAACACCACCTTAATCGATATCGCATCAGGTGCTGGCAGCATGTTTGTCCAGCTCATCATGATGTTGGTCGTCCCGTTGGTTTTTTTCAGTATCGTTACCGGTATTGCCGAACTTCGCGATCTCAAATCTTTCGGCCGTCTGGGCAGCAAGACCTTCGGACTATATCTCGTCAATACGGCGGTTGCGATTATCGTCTCAATTGGTTTAGCCATGTGGATCGCACCGGGTGCGGGGATGAATCTAGTAGGCGATCAAAATGCCAGCCTGACATCGACTGAGCTTCCGGGCTTTATCGACATGATAGTCAACATAATCCCAAGCAATCCCATTCAGGCATTCACTTCGGGTAACATGCTGCAGATCATCTTTATGGCGTTGCTAACAGGCGGTATCGTTAAAGCTTTGGGAAATGAAGTACAGCCTGTGGTGACCTTTTTCCAGCTAGGTAACAAGATCATGCTAAAGATGATCACCGTTGTGATGAGCATTGCACCTATCGGTGTATTCGCCCTCATGGTTAAACTCGGTGCGACCTTCGAACCTGATGCCTTCTTGAGTGTATTTAGTTATATGGCGGTCATCGTCGGTCTACTGGCATTCTGGGCACTTGTGGTATACCCGGTCATTATCGGCATGACCACCAATATCTCAGCATCAGAGTTTCGCCGTAAGACTCGTGAGCAATTCCTGTTCGCACTGTCTACAGCCAGTTCAAATGCCACTATTCCGGTCACCATGCGTACCCTTACTGAAAAACTCGGTGTAGCAGGTTTCGGCGTACCTATGGGCGCAACCATGAACATGAGTGGTGTGGCTATTTATATCACAGTTGCAGCCTTCTTCGTCGGTAACGCCTTCGGCACCCCCATCACTATGGATCAAATCCCTGTGCTGGCCTTCAGTGTGTTCCTGCTTTCAATCGGCGCCGGTGGAGTTCCTGGTGGCGGTATCGTCATGATAGGCGTGCTCATTCACCAAATGGGGCTACCAGTTGAAGCGATTGCTTTGGTAGCAGCCCTTGACCGTATCATCGACATGTTCTGTACCAGTACTAACGTGGTGGGTGATTCAGCGGTAGTCACTATGGTCGACCACAGCGAAAAACTAGAAGAAGCTAAGCTAGGCGATCCAGTTAAGGCTTAAGCTATAAGCTATAAGCTATAAGCTATAAGCTAAGAATAAAACAAAGACACCAAATGGCGCCTTTGTTTTATTAATCCCATCCCAGAGTGAAAGGTGGACAGCTAGATAAATTAAGCAAAGCAGAATTAAAGAGCGGGCTTATGATGCTTAGTGATAAACTTATCGAGCTGATTGGCGAACGCCTGACGCTCACTCTGGCCAAGCACTGCCGGGCCGCCT is a genomic window of Shewanella psychrophila containing:
- a CDS encoding dicarboxylate/amino acid:cation symporter, with translation MFKSLSSRIFVGLFAGLILGTIIQYGFAGNSFANTTLIDIASGAGSMFVQLIMMLVVPLVFFSIVTGIAELRDLKSFGRLGSKTFGLYLVNTAVAIIVSIGLAMWIAPGAGMNLVGDQNASLTSTELPGFIDMIVNIIPSNPIQAFTSGNMLQIIFMALLTGGIVKALGNEVQPVVTFFQLGNKIMLKMITVVMSIAPIGVFALMVKLGATFEPDAFLSVFSYMAVIVGLLAFWALVVYPVIIGMTTNISASEFRRKTREQFLFALSTASSNATIPVTMRTLTEKLGVAGFGVPMGATMNMSGVAIYITVAAFFVGNAFGTPITMDQIPVLAFSVFLLSIGAGGVPGGGIVMIGVLIHQMGLPVEAIALVAALDRIIDMFCTSTNVVGDSAVVTMVDHSEKLEEAKLGDPVKA